The window ATCAAACGAACTTGACTATCACGTTTTACGAGTCCATCAGTTACATAACCACCGGCAATAGTACCAATTTTTGATACTTTGAAAGTCTCACGAACTTCAATTTGACCAATGACTACTTCTTCAAACTCAGGATCCAACATACCTGTCATAGCTGCTTCCATCTCTTCAATCGCTTTATAGATGATTGTATGCAGACGAATTTCTACACCCTCACGCTCAGCTGCAGCACGCGTGTTCGCATCTGGTCGAACGTTAAAGCCATAAATAATAGCATTTGAGGCAACTGCCAGTAATACATCCGACTCAGTGATTGCACCAACAGCAGAACGTACAATTTTCACACGAACTCCATCAATGTCAATTTTAGCCAGAGAAGCTGCTACCGCCTCAGCAGAACCTTGTACATCAGCTTTAACAATTACATTTATTTCTTTAACTTCACCTTCAACAATTTGACGATTTAAATCTTCAAGACTCATCGCTGAAGATTTACGACGTTGTTCGGTAATCTGTTGTGTTGCTCGTTGCTCACCAATTTGGCGGGCTTTTTTCTCAGATTCAAATACTACAAATTTATCTCCGGCACTCGGAACCCCAACTAAACCAGTTAACTCAATTGGAGTTGATGGTCCTGCAGTTTTGATTCGCTTGCCTAAATCATTTTCCATAGTACGAACCCGTCCATATGTATCACCAACAACAATTGGATCCCCGATATTTAAAGTTCCGGATTGTACCAGCAATGTTGCTACCGAACCGCGCCCTTTATCAAGACGAGCTTCAATAACTGTACCTATTGCACGACGGTTTTTATTAGCTTTATAGTCATGAAGCTCAGCAACTAACTGAATCATTTCCAGCAAGTCATCAATACCTTCACGCTTTTTAGCTGAAATCTTAACATAAATGGTGCTTCCGCCCCACTCTTCAGGTTGTAAACCAAGCTCAGTTAAACCTTGCATAACCCGCGTCGGATCAGCACCTGGTTTATCCATTTTGTTTACAGCCACGATAATTGGTACATTCGCAGCTAAAGCATGTTCTACCGCTTCTTTTGTTTGTGGCATAACACCATCATCAGCAGCAACAACAATAATAGCAATATCAGTTACTTCTGCACCGCGGGCACGCATTGAAGTAAATGCCTCATGTCCCGGAGTATCTAAGAAGGTAATTTCCTTACCATTATGAGCAACTTGATAAGCACCAATATGCTGAGTAATTCCACCAAACTCACCTTCAACAACACGAGCATCACGAATTGCATCAAGCAATGTCGTTTTACCATGGTCAACGTGTCCCATAATAGTAACAACCGGTGGACGTGTCACTAATTCTTGTTCAGAATCATCTTCTTCATCTTCAAAGAATAAATCCAAGTCAGATTCATCAACTGTTTCTTCACGTTCTACTTCAGCATCATATTCAGACGCAATTAATTCGATTGCATCCGCATCTAAATCATGGTTAATAGTAGCCAAAATTCCAAGCCCTAAAAGGTATTTGATAATTTCAGCAACCGGCACTCCAAGTTTTTGCGATAATTCACCAACAGTCAAACTATCAGTATACTTAACTACTTTTGGTCCTTGGTTAGCACGAATTGCTTCCTGACGACGTCGTTCTTCTTTACGTGCTTCTTCTTGAATACGTAATTGCTCACGGCGTTGTTCTTCCTTAAGAACTTTTTTAGATTTTTTCTCTTCACTCTCTGCTAAAGCCGTTACACGATTTTTTTCTTCAACTTTAATTCGTGACCGGTTTTCAGCTTGAGCTGGGCTA of the Culicoidibacter larvae genome contains:
- the infB gene encoding translation initiation factor IF-2, whose translation is DGGNRQGGGYQGNRDGGNRQGGGYQGNRDGGNRQGGGYQGNRDGGNRQGGGYQGNRDGGNRQQSGGFNNNNRKLEKQISEIKSDSPAQAENRSRIKVEEKNRVTALAESEEKKSKKVLKEEQRREQLRIQEEARKEERRRQEAIRANQGPKVVKYTDSLTVGELSQKLGVPVAEIIKYLLGLGILATINHDLDADAIELIASEYDAEVEREETVDESDLDLFFEDEEDDSEQELVTRPPVVTIMGHVDHGKTTLLDAIRDARVVEGEFGGITQHIGAYQVAHNGKEITFLDTPGHEAFTSMRARGAEVTDIAIIVVAADDGVMPQTKEAVEHALAANVPIIVAVNKMDKPGADPTRVMQGLTELGLQPEEWGGSTIYVKISAKKREGIDDLLEMIQLVAELHDYKANKNRRAIGTVIEARLDKGRGSVATLLVQSGTLNIGDPIVVGDTYGRVRTMENDLGKRIKTAGPSTPIELTGLVGVPSAGDKFVVFESEKKARQIGEQRATQQITEQRRKSSAMSLEDLNRQIVEGEVKEINVIVKADVQGSAEAVAASLAKIDIDGVRVKIVRSAVGAITESDVLLAVASNAIIYGFNVRPDANTRAAAEREGVEIRLHTIIYKAIEEMEAAMTGMLDPEFEEVVIGQIEVRETFKVSKIGTIAGGYVTDGLVKRDSQVRLIREGIIIYDGSLGSLKRFQNDAKEVSAGYECGLTIENYNDIKAGDVIEAYEMQEIKK